The Rhizobium leguminosarum genome includes a region encoding these proteins:
- the metG gene encoding methionine--tRNA ligase: protein MTDKTPFYITTAISYPNGKPHIGHAYELIATDAMARYQRLDGKDVFFLTGTDEHGQKMQQTARAEGITAQALADRNSGEFEAMATLLNASNDDFIRTTQERHHETSRNIWKLMAENGDIYKDSYAGWYSVRDEAYYQENETELRADGVRYGPQGTPVEWVEEASYFFKLSEYQEKLLAHYEANPDFIGPAERRNEVISFVKSGLKDLSVSRTTFDWGIKVPNDPAHVMYVWVDALTNYITATGYIEDRNGPRAKYWPADVHIIGKDIIRFHAVYWPAFLMSAKLPLPKRVFAHGFLLNKGEKMSKSLGNVVDPVNLVNHFGLDQVRYFFLREVSFGQDGSYSEEAIGTRINSDLANGIGNLASRSLSMIVKNCDGKIPECGALSDEDKAMLAEVDALHASTREDMGKQQIHRALASIISVVSETDRYFAGQAPWALKKTDPERMGTVLYVTAEVVRQIAILLQPFMPESSAKLLNLVAAPDDKRDFAALGQAGRLVAGTALEAPTPVFPRYVAPEA, encoded by the coding sequence ATGACAGACAAGACACCCTTCTACATCACCACCGCGATTTCCTACCCTAACGGCAAGCCGCATATCGGCCATGCCTATGAGCTGATCGCGACCGATGCGATGGCGCGCTACCAGCGCCTGGACGGCAAGGATGTGTTTTTCCTCACAGGCACCGACGAACACGGCCAGAAGATGCAGCAGACGGCGCGCGCCGAGGGTATCACCGCGCAGGCACTCGCCGACCGCAACTCCGGCGAATTCGAGGCGATGGCGACGCTGCTCAACGCCTCGAACGATGACTTTATCCGCACCACGCAGGAGCGTCATCACGAGACGTCGCGTAACATCTGGAAGCTGATGGCCGAGAATGGCGACATCTACAAGGACAGCTATGCCGGCTGGTATTCGGTGCGCGACGAAGCCTACTACCAGGAAAACGAGACGGAGCTGCGCGCCGACGGCGTGCGCTACGGGCCGCAGGGCACGCCGGTCGAATGGGTGGAAGAGGCAAGCTATTTCTTCAAGCTCTCCGAATACCAGGAGAAGCTGCTTGCGCATTACGAGGCAAACCCTGATTTCATCGGCCCGGCCGAGCGCCGCAACGAGGTGATCTCCTTCGTCAAGTCGGGCCTTAAGGACCTCTCGGTCTCGCGCACGACCTTCGACTGGGGCATCAAGGTGCCGAACGATCCGGCCCACGTCATGTATGTCTGGGTCGACGCGCTGACCAACTACATCACAGCAACAGGCTATATCGAGGACAGGAACGGTCCGCGGGCGAAATACTGGCCGGCTGACGTGCACATCATCGGCAAGGACATCATCCGCTTTCACGCCGTCTACTGGCCGGCCTTCCTGATGTCGGCGAAGCTGCCTCTGCCGAAGCGGGTTTTTGCCCATGGCTTCCTGCTCAACAAGGGCGAGAAGATGTCGAAGTCGCTTGGCAACGTCGTCGATCCCGTCAACCTGGTGAACCATTTCGGCCTCGACCAGGTGCGCTACTTCTTCCTGCGCGAAGTGTCCTTCGGCCAGGACGGCAGCTATAGCGAAGAGGCGATCGGCACCCGCATCAACTCGGACCTGGCCAACGGTATCGGCAATCTCGCCAGCCGCTCGCTGTCGATGATCGTCAAGAATTGCGACGGCAAGATCCCGGAATGCGGGGCGCTCAGCGACGAGGACAAGGCGATGCTGGCTGAGGTCGACGCGCTGCATGCCTCGACCCGCGAGGATATGGGCAAGCAGCAGATCCACCGGGCGCTCGCCTCGATCATCTCGGTCGTCTCCGAGACCGACCGTTATTTCGCCGGCCAGGCGCCGTGGGCGCTGAAGAAGACCGATCCGGAGCGCATGGGCACGGTGCTCTATGTCACCGCCGAAGTCGTGCGCCAGATCGCCATTCTGCTGCAGCCCTTCATGCCGGAATCATCGGCCAAGCTGCTCAATCTAGTCGCAGCACCCGACGACAAGCGCGACTTCGCCGCTCTTGGGCAAGCCGGCCGTCTCGTTGCCGGAACGGCACTCGAAGCGCCGACGCCGGTCTTCCCGCGCTACGTGGCTCCGGAGGCTTGA
- a CDS encoding DNA polymerase III subunit delta' produces the protein MSEERPGLLDGAIWPAENTRLFGHEDAEAFLAQSYRSGKGHHAILIEGPEGIGKATLAFRFANHVLSHPDPETARETIGDPDPASSVSRQIISGASHNLLHLARPVDEKTGKVKSAITVDEVRRAGKFFSQTSGTGNWRIVIIDPADDMNRNAANAILKILEEPPKRALFLVLSHAPGRLLPTIRSRCLPLKLAPLADDALVAALAHLGISGEGGALLSAAKGSVSEALKLLNYGGGEIIAAYDEMLSAEGPTARKAMLRLADALSGRESDTIFDFFVSHVGNDIMNRARAAAGEGQIAAAERLARLYSEITERLTISDGYNLDRKQTIINILADIKQPGL, from the coding sequence ATGAGTGAGGAGAGGCCAGGACTGCTCGACGGCGCCATCTGGCCGGCGGAAAATACCAGGCTGTTCGGCCACGAGGATGCGGAGGCGTTCCTTGCGCAGTCCTACCGATCCGGCAAGGGCCATCACGCCATCCTGATCGAGGGGCCGGAGGGCATCGGCAAGGCCACACTCGCCTTCCGTTTCGCCAATCACGTGCTCTCGCATCCCGATCCCGAGACAGCGCGGGAGACGATCGGCGATCCAGATCCAGCCTCTTCCGTCAGCCGGCAGATCATCTCCGGCGCCTCGCACAATCTGCTGCATCTTGCCCGGCCGGTGGACGAGAAGACCGGCAAGGTGAAATCGGCGATCACGGTCGACGAGGTGCGCCGCGCCGGCAAGTTCTTCTCGCAAACGTCTGGCACCGGCAACTGGCGGATCGTCATCATCGATCCGGCCGACGACATGAACCGCAATGCGGCCAACGCCATCCTGAAGATCCTGGAAGAACCGCCGAAGCGGGCGCTGTTCCTGGTGCTGTCGCATGCGCCGGGACGGCTGCTGCCGACGATCCGCTCGCGTTGCCTGCCGCTGAAGCTGGCGCCGCTTGCCGATGACGCGCTCGTCGCTGCCCTTGCCCATCTCGGCATATCAGGTGAGGGCGGGGCGCTGCTTTCGGCCGCCAAGGGCAGCGTCAGCGAGGCGCTGAAACTGTTGAACTACGGCGGCGGCGAGATCATTGCCGCCTACGACGAGATGCTTTCCGCCGAGGGGCCGACAGCCCGCAAGGCGATGCTTCGGCTGGCCGACGCGCTTTCGGGCCGGGAAAGCGACACGATCTTCGATTTCTTCGTCAGCCATGTCGGCAACGACATCATGAACCGTGCGCGCGCGGCGGCCGGCGAGGGGCAAATCGCCGCGGCGGAGCGGCTGGCACGGCTCTATTCCGAGATCACCGAGCGGCTCACCATTTCGGATGGCTACAATCTCGACCGCAAGCAGACGATCATCAACATTCTCGCCGATATCAAGCAGCCGGGCCTTTAG
- a CDS encoding TatD family hydrolase translates to MLIDTHCHLDFADFEAERDEIVARAHQAGVAQMVTISTRVRKLETLLAITEKYPSVFCSVGTHPNNADEELDIQTEELVRLANAHEKVVAIGEAGLDYFYDTQKPEDQQTGFRRHIAAARETQLPLVIHSRSADEDMADILTEESGKGAFPFILHCFSAGPELAKTGVALGGYISFSGILTFPKSDELRAIAKAIPLDRLLVETDAPYLAPKRWRGKRNEPSYVVNTAEVLADTIGLATEEVARITTENAFRLFSKMPRI, encoded by the coding sequence GTGCTGATCGACACGCATTGCCATCTTGATTTCGCCGACTTCGAGGCGGAGCGGGACGAGATCGTCGCGCGCGCGCATCAGGCTGGCGTCGCGCAAATGGTGACGATCTCGACGCGGGTACGCAAGCTCGAGACGCTGCTTGCCATCACTGAGAAATATCCTTCGGTGTTCTGCTCGGTCGGCACGCATCCGAACAATGCCGACGAAGAGCTGGATATCCAGACGGAAGAGCTGGTGCGTCTCGCCAATGCCCATGAGAAGGTGGTGGCGATCGGCGAGGCCGGTCTCGACTATTTCTACGACACGCAAAAGCCCGAGGACCAGCAGACAGGCTTCCGCCGCCATATCGCGGCGGCGCGCGAGACGCAGCTGCCGCTCGTCATCCACAGCCGCAGCGCCGACGAGGACATGGCCGATATCCTGACGGAGGAAAGCGGGAAGGGGGCATTTCCCTTCATCCTGCACTGCTTCTCCGCAGGGCCAGAACTTGCCAAGACCGGCGTCGCACTCGGCGGCTATATCTCCTTCTCAGGCATCCTGACCTTCCCGAAGTCGGACGAGCTGCGCGCGATCGCCAAGGCGATCCCGCTTGATCGGCTGCTTGTGGAAACAGACGCGCCCTATCTGGCACCGAAGCGCTGGCGCGGCAAGCGCAACGAACCGTCCTACGTCGTCAACACGGCCGAGGTGCTCGCCGATACGATCGGCCTTGCCACTGAAGAGGTCGCGCGGATCACGACGGAGAACGCTTTCCGCCTGTTCTCGAAGATGCCGAGGATCTAG
- a CDS encoding universal stress protein: MKAQFHLPLATYPDASSFSLLQNAVAVSLHQKAGLTASIPLVRIEPFQPRFPSLLDVDKMRAEAECLSKDNGTVLGQTLRDYAKKAEVEVEIQPFDVREPFVAQTLAELSRVYDLSILEASVLMRPLIESVLFESGRPLLLFPPDNFSGRIDAVAVAWDGGATVARALAGARFLLERVSRVVLISVTDDKQIDERSRDRLATALRKAGLAVDIAAVQAKGNSPASVIQAAARERKADLLVAGAFGHSRLREFLLGGVTRSLLTHLEMPTLLCH, from the coding sequence GTGAAAGCGCAATTCCATTTACCGCTGGCCACCTATCCAGACGCAAGTTCCTTCTCGCTCCTTCAGAACGCTGTCGCTGTTTCCCTTCACCAGAAGGCCGGTTTGACAGCAAGTATACCGCTGGTCAGGATCGAACCCTTTCAGCCGCGATTTCCATCACTCCTTGACGTAGACAAAATGCGTGCGGAGGCGGAGTGCTTGAGTAAGGACAATGGAACCGTTCTCGGCCAGACGCTCCGTGATTATGCGAAAAAGGCTGAGGTCGAGGTCGAGATCCAACCATTCGATGTGAGGGAGCCATTTGTCGCACAAACTCTTGCCGAGCTGTCGCGCGTATACGATCTTTCCATTTTGGAAGCATCTGTGCTGATGAGGCCGCTGATCGAGAGCGTGCTGTTTGAAAGCGGGAGACCGCTCCTGCTTTTTCCCCCGGATAATTTCTCCGGCCGGATCGATGCTGTCGCCGTCGCCTGGGATGGAGGAGCCACCGTCGCGCGGGCACTGGCGGGTGCCAGGTTCTTGCTGGAACGGGTATCGCGTGTCGTCCTGATTTCCGTCACCGATGATAAGCAGATTGACGAGCGCAGCCGAGACCGCCTTGCGACCGCGCTCCGAAAGGCTGGTCTTGCCGTCGATATCGCAGCCGTGCAAGCGAAGGGAAACTCGCCAGCCAGCGTCATCCAAGCTGCCGCCCGGGAACGCAAGGCAGATTTGCTCGTCGCCGGCGCATTCGGCCATTCGAGACTACGCGAATTCCTCTTGGGAGGGGTGACACGGTCGCTGTTGACCCACCTCGAAATGCCCACTCTCCTTTGTCACTAA
- the corA gene encoding magnesium/cobalt transporter CorA: MLRTYWHHADHLALEPPIPGPEAATPTPVWHDLLNPIPEEDRSVERQLGIAIPTREEMEDIELSARLYQESGAEFMTMTALTGLDGDDPVKTPVTFILKGSSLVTVRYAEPKPFDVFQSRAQRTNGGGVPCANGEMLMTGLIEALIDRLADALERLGNEIDAVSREVFRSKVSNVTKKTQDLRSLIEQIGQKADFLTAIRESLISISRLVAYHAALESPERKPAKEVRQRIKLLQRDATSLADHANFLSGKINFLLDATLGLINLEQNQIIKIFSVAAVVFLPPTLVASIYGMNFDVMPELKWYLGYPFAVLLMVLSAVMPYLYFKRRGWL, from the coding sequence ATGCTGCGCACCTACTGGCACCACGCCGATCACCTTGCACTCGAGCCGCCCATTCCCGGTCCGGAAGCTGCCACTCCTACTCCGGTCTGGCACGACCTGCTCAATCCAATCCCGGAGGAAGACAGGTCTGTCGAGCGCCAACTGGGCATTGCCATTCCGACGCGCGAGGAGATGGAGGACATCGAGCTGTCCGCCCGCCTTTACCAGGAGAGCGGCGCTGAGTTCATGACGATGACCGCACTGACCGGCCTCGACGGCGACGATCCCGTCAAGACGCCGGTGACCTTCATTCTGAAGGGATCGAGCCTCGTAACCGTGCGGTATGCAGAGCCAAAGCCGTTCGACGTTTTCCAGTCGCGGGCGCAGCGCACCAATGGCGGCGGCGTTCCCTGCGCCAATGGCGAGATGCTGATGACCGGCCTGATCGAGGCGCTGATAGACCGCCTGGCCGACGCCCTCGAGCGGCTCGGCAACGAGATCGATGCGGTCTCACGCGAGGTCTTCCGCAGCAAGGTCTCGAACGTCACGAAGAAGACGCAGGACCTGCGGTCGCTGATCGAACAGATCGGCCAGAAGGCCGATTTCCTCACGGCGATCCGTGAGAGCCTGATCAGCATATCCCGGCTCGTCGCCTATCATGCGGCGCTGGAGAGCCCGGAGCGCAAACCTGCCAAGGAAGTTCGGCAGCGTATCAAGCTGCTGCAGCGGGATGCGACCTCGCTTGCAGACCATGCCAACTTCCTGTCGGGGAAGATCAACTTCCTGCTCGATGCGACGCTCGGACTCATCAATCTGGAGCAGAACCAGATCATCAAGATCTTCTCGGTGGCGGCCGTGGTGTTTCTGCCGCCGACCTTGGTTGCCTCGATCTACGGCATGAACTTCGACGTCATGCCGGAGTTGAAGTGGTATCTCGGCTATCCCTTCGCAGTCCTCCTGATGGTGCTGTCCGCCGTCATGCCCTACCTCTATTTCAAGAGGCGGGGATGGCTCTGA
- the tmk gene encoding dTMP kinase, which translates to MSSGTGLFVTFEGGEGAGKSTQIRRLAEALKGEGHDVLMTREPGGSPGAEAVRHVLLSGAAEAFGTRMEAILFAAARNDHVEEVIRPALAAGKVVLCDRFMDSSRVYQGITGNLEPDFIETLQRIAINGVMPDCTVILDIPAKIGLERAQKRAAADGPDRFEKERLETHEKRREAFLDIAAREPERCHVVNAMQTEEAIAAEILAIVKQLLSPAGRARMPEAAHHE; encoded by the coding sequence TTGTCATCCGGTACGGGATTGTTCGTTACGTTTGAAGGCGGGGAAGGCGCTGGGAAATCCACGCAGATCCGCCGCCTCGCCGAGGCGCTGAAGGGCGAAGGTCATGACGTGCTGATGACGCGCGAACCGGGCGGATCGCCGGGCGCGGAGGCCGTGCGCCACGTGCTGCTGTCGGGGGCTGCCGAAGCCTTCGGCACGCGGATGGAGGCGATCCTTTTTGCCGCGGCGCGCAACGACCATGTCGAAGAGGTGATCCGGCCGGCCTTGGCCGCAGGCAAGGTCGTGCTCTGCGACCGCTTCATGGATTCCTCCCGCGTCTATCAAGGCATCACCGGCAATCTCGAGCCCGACTTCATCGAGACGCTGCAGCGCATCGCCATCAATGGCGTGATGCCGGATTGCACAGTGATCCTCGACATCCCCGCCAAAATCGGGCTGGAGCGGGCGCAGAAGCGGGCCGCGGCCGACGGTCCCGATCGTTTCGAGAAGGAGCGGCTGGAAACGCACGAGAAACGGCGCGAGGCCTTTCTCGATATCGCCGCCCGCGAGCCGGAGCGCTGCCACGTGGTCAACGCCATGCAGACGGAAGAGGCGATCGCCGCCGAGATCCTGGCGATCGTGAAACAGCTGCTGTCGCCGGCAGGTCGTGCGCGAATGCCGGAAGCCGCTCACCATGAGTGA
- a CDS encoding PAS domain-containing protein, protein MSLVNRALGTSEFSFTEEPGIFTWELATDKVYADSALANLFGLDPEETLTGLPVIRYLDRIHPDDKPSVAKAISDSVITGNPYRCDYRVFDRSGQIVAVAALGRCFRDEAGNPSQYAGIVFPTNDHGEQDELSAHCNAALKIARSSGLRATADALEAIVKELAKPMPSDVAQVH, encoded by the coding sequence ATGAGTCTTGTCAACAGAGCTTTGGGAACGTCCGAATTTTCTTTTACCGAAGAGCCTGGCATTTTCACCTGGGAGTTGGCGACCGACAAGGTTTATGCGGATTCGGCGCTGGCAAACCTCTTTGGGCTTGATCCCGAAGAGACTCTCACGGGGCTGCCGGTCATACGATACCTCGACCGGATTCACCCGGACGACAAGCCGTCTGTCGCCAAGGCGATTTCAGATTCGGTGATTACTGGAAATCCGTATCGCTGTGACTATCGTGTATTTGATCGAAGCGGGCAAATAGTCGCCGTCGCGGCCTTGGGCCGCTGTTTCAGGGATGAAGCTGGAAACCCATCGCAATATGCGGGAATCGTATTCCCGACGAATGATCACGGGGAGCAAGACGAATTGTCCGCTCACTGCAATGCGGCACTGAAAATTGCGCGGTCATCCGGCCTGCGGGCAACGGCCGATGCGCTTGAAGCGATCGTCAAGGAGCTTGCCAAGCCGATGCCTTCAGACGTCGCGCAGGTTCATTGA
- a CDS encoding MBL fold metallo-hydrolase codes for MLYRRRFTILGCSSSPGVPRITGDWGACNPDNPKNRRTRAAFMVQQFAPDGGVTTVVIDTGPDFREQMIRAGADHVDAVLYSHPHADHIHGIDDLRGYFHNSRRRVPIFADQFTMDRLREAFGYCLETPPGSNYPPIVLPVVIENLDAPVEIHGPGGTIAFHPHIQQHGDIHSLGFRIGDVAYCSDISDFPPQTVAKLQNLDMLIIDALQYTYHPSHLSLEQSLDWIGRLKPKQAILTHMHTPLDYDVVMAETPDHVVPAYDQMSFETEVRI; via the coding sequence GTGCTCTACCGGCGGCGTTTCACCATTCTGGGCTGTTCGTCGTCACCGGGCGTGCCGCGCATCACCGGCGACTGGGGCGCCTGCAATCCCGACAATCCGAAGAACCGGCGCACGCGCGCTGCCTTCATGGTGCAACAATTCGCACCCGATGGCGGGGTGACGACCGTCGTCATCGACACCGGGCCGGATTTTCGCGAGCAGATGATCAGGGCAGGGGCCGACCATGTCGATGCCGTGCTCTACAGCCATCCGCATGCGGATCATATTCATGGCATCGACGATCTGCGCGGCTATTTCCACAATAGCCGCCGCCGGGTGCCGATCTTTGCCGACCAATTTACGATGGACAGGCTGCGGGAAGCCTTCGGCTATTGCCTGGAAACGCCGCCGGGCAGCAATTATCCGCCGATCGTGCTGCCGGTCGTCATCGAAAATCTCGACGCGCCCGTCGAAATTCATGGTCCCGGCGGGACGATCGCCTTCCATCCGCACATCCAGCAGCATGGGGATATCCACTCGCTCGGATTTCGCATCGGCGATGTGGCTTATTGCAGTGATATCAGCGATTTCCCGCCGCAGACCGTCGCGAAGCTTCAGAATCTCGACATGCTGATCATCGACGCGCTGCAATATACCTATCACCCGAGCCATCTGTCGCTGGAACAGTCGCTCGACTGGATCGGCCGGCTGAAGCCGAAACAGGCGATCCTCACCCATATGCACACGCCGCTCGATTACGACGTGGTGATGGCTGAGACGCCGGACCATGTGGTGCCGGCGTATGACCAGATGAGCTTCGAGACCGAGGTCAGGATTTAG
- a CDS encoding TerC family protein has translation MDMFTAAGMTALLQVIAIDLVLAGDNAVVIGLAAAGLEATQRRKAIIVGIVAATVLRILFASVAVYLLAIVGLLLAGGLLLLWVCWKMWRELRAGHGENHEAVGGEGAPKKTFFQAATQIVIADVSMSLDNVLAVAGAAREHPSVLVIGLALSIALMGIAANFIARLLSNHRWIAYVGLLIILYVSLDMIHRGGVELLPYVQASGFKL, from the coding sequence ATGGACATGTTTACGGCAGCCGGTATGACGGCTTTGCTGCAGGTCATTGCTATCGACCTCGTTCTCGCCGGCGACAACGCCGTGGTTATCGGTCTTGCTGCTGCCGGCCTCGAGGCGACGCAGCGCCGCAAGGCGATTATCGTCGGCATTGTGGCCGCGACCGTTCTGCGCATTCTATTTGCCAGCGTCGCAGTCTACCTGCTGGCGATCGTCGGCCTGCTGCTGGCCGGCGGCCTGCTGCTGCTCTGGGTCTGCTGGAAGATGTGGCGAGAGCTTCGCGCCGGCCATGGCGAGAATCACGAAGCGGTGGGTGGCGAAGGCGCGCCGAAAAAGACCTTCTTCCAGGCGGCGACCCAGATCGTCATCGCCGACGTCTCGATGTCGCTCGATAACGTGCTGGCCGTTGCCGGCGCTGCGCGCGAACATCCGAGCGTGCTGGTCATCGGTCTTGCCCTGTCGATCGCGCTGATGGGTATTGCCGCAAACTTTATCGCCCGCCTGCTCTCCAACCATCGCTGGATCGCCTATGTCGGCCTGCTGATCATCCTCTATGTCTCGCTCGACATGATCCACCGCGGCGGCGTCGAACTGCTGCCCTACGTGCAAGCGAGCGGGTTCAAGCTTTAA
- a CDS encoding sulfite exporter TauE/SafE family protein → MTFEPLYSLSGLFVGALVGITGVGGGSLMTPLLVLLFGVHPATAVGTDLLYGAITKTAGTAVHGMHGRVNWKIVGSLAAGSLPAALLMLWLLAGVDRKSIGVTNTITTALGWLLVMTAIMLVFRGPILELARRAIGDRTPPKPTTILALTVILGFVLGVLVTLTSVGAGALGVTILLVLYPRLDVREIVGSDIVHAVPLTLIGGTGYWLIGEIDWPMLLALLIGSIPGIIIGSLLAPKLHERTIRIVLAATLAVVAGKLLIS, encoded by the coding sequence TTGACATTCGAGCCGCTCTATTCGCTTTCGGGCCTCTTCGTCGGCGCGCTTGTCGGCATCACCGGTGTTGGCGGCGGTTCGCTGATGACGCCGCTGCTGGTACTGCTCTTCGGCGTCCATCCCGCCACTGCCGTCGGCACCGATCTTCTCTATGGGGCAATCACCAAGACCGCCGGCACGGCCGTTCACGGTATGCACGGGCGGGTCAACTGGAAGATCGTCGGCAGTCTCGCAGCCGGCAGCCTGCCGGCAGCCCTGCTGATGCTCTGGCTGCTGGCCGGCGTCGATCGCAAAAGCATCGGCGTGACCAACACGATCACCACCGCACTCGGCTGGCTTCTCGTCATGACCGCAATCATGCTGGTCTTCCGTGGCCCGATCCTCGAATTGGCGCGGCGTGCCATCGGCGATCGCACGCCGCCAAAGCCGACGACCATCCTCGCCCTCACCGTCATTCTTGGGTTCGTTCTCGGCGTCCTCGTCACCTTGACCTCGGTCGGCGCCGGCGCGCTGGGAGTGACGATCCTGCTGGTCCTCTATCCCAGGCTCGATGTGCGCGAGATCGTCGGTTCCGATATCGTCCATGCGGTACCGCTCACCTTGATCGGCGGCACGGGCTATTGGCTGATCGGCGAGATCGACTGGCCGATGCTGCTTGCCTTGTTGATCGGCTCTATCCCCGGCATCATCATCGGCAGCCTTCTGGCGCCGAAGCTGCACGAACGCACCATCCGCATCGTCCTTGCCGCCACGCTTGCCGTGGTCGCAGGCAAGCTGCTGATCAGCTGA
- a CDS encoding ISNCY family transposase, which produces MRQERTVQANIFDLFAEHEIGRELKAMSQWLDEHRDLLGLVAQDLRRHGVKETGREGLPAEAVLRCALLKQHRQLSYEELAFHLEDSASFRAFARLPWGWNPKKSVLHKTISAIRAGTFEAINRVLLTSARQDKVERGKVVRIDSTVTSALMHEPSDSSLLWDCVRVMVRLLQQAASLGSAISWHDHCRAAKKRSRAIQFTRGRPKRVQHYRALLRITRTTLSYLEQAAAQLPLAAGPAVELWQAQLRHYKPLIERIIAQTERRVLAGEAVPAGDKLVSLFEPHADIIVKGSRDVEYGHKINLTTGTSGLILDLVVETGNPADSERLLPMLERHIGIWGEAPRQAAADSERLLPMLERHIGIWGEAPRQAAADGGYASRDNLSRAKAWGICDMAFHKKCGLRIEDMVKSRWVYRKLRNFRAGIEAGISCLKRAYGLGRCTWRGLDHFKAYVWSSVVAYNLALFARLRPT; this is translated from the coding sequence ATGCGCCAAGAACGCACCGTCCAAGCCAATATATTCGATCTTTTCGCCGAACACGAGATCGGCCGCGAGCTGAAAGCCATGTCGCAATGGCTGGATGAGCATCGTGATCTGCTCGGGCTGGTAGCGCAGGACCTGCGCCGCCACGGCGTCAAGGAGACCGGCCGCGAGGGCCTGCCGGCGGAGGCCGTGCTGCGTTGCGCCCTGCTCAAACAACACCGTCAGTTGAGTTATGAGGAGTTGGCCTTTCATCTGGAAGATTCCGCCTCGTTCCGGGCCTTTGCCCGGCTGCCGTGGGGGTGGAACCCGAAGAAGTCGGTCTTGCACAAGACGATCAGCGCGATCCGGGCCGGGACCTTTGAAGCGATCAATCGCGTGCTGTTGACGAGCGCCCGGCAGGACAAGGTGGAACGCGGCAAGGTCGTGCGCATCGACAGCACCGTCACTTCGGCGCTGATGCACGAACCGAGCGACAGTAGTCTTTTGTGGGACTGCGTGCGGGTGATGGTGCGGCTGTTGCAGCAGGCGGCTTCCTTGGGCAGCGCCATCTCATGGCACGATCACTGCCGCGCGGCGAAGAAGCGATCCCGGGCGATCCAATTTACCCGCGGTCGTCCGAAACGAGTTCAGCACTATCGCGCGCTGCTCAGGATCACGCGCACCACCTTGAGCTATCTCGAACAGGCGGCGGCGCAACTGCCCTTGGCGGCGGGCCCGGCGGTCGAACTCTGGCAGGCCCAACTCCGCCACTATAAGCCGCTGATCGAACGGATCATCGCCCAGACCGAGCGGCGGGTCCTGGCCGGCGAGGCGGTGCCGGCTGGCGACAAGCTGGTCAGTTTGTTCGAGCCGCATGCCGACATCATCGTCAAAGGCAGCCGCGACGTCGAGTATGGCCATAAGATCAATTTGACCACCGGCACAAGCGGGCTGATCCTCGACCTCGTCGTCGAAACCGGCAACCCGGCCGACAGCGAGCGCTTGCTGCCGATGCTGGAACGCCACATCGGCATCTGGGGCGAGGCGCCGCGTCAGGCGGCGGCCGACAGCGAGCGCTTGCTGCCGATGCTGGAACGCCACATCGGCATCTGGGGCGAGGCGCCGCGTCAGGCGGCGGCCGACGGCGGCTATGCCAGCCGCGATAATTTGAGCCGAGCCAAAGCCTGGGGCATCTGCGACATGGCCTTCCACAAGAAGTGCGGCCTCAGGATCGAAGACATGGTCAAGAGCCGCTGGGTCTATCGCAAGCTGCGCAACTTCCGCGCCGGCATCGAGGCCGGCATCTCCTGCCTCAAACGCGCCTACGGCTTGGGGCGCTGCACCTGGCGTGGGCTCGACCACTTCAAGGCTTATGTCTGGTCCTCGGTGGTCGCATACAATCTCGCCCTCTTCGCCCGCCTCAGGCCGACCTGA